From a region of the Paralichthys olivaceus isolate ysfri-2021 chromosome 4, ASM2471397v2, whole genome shotgun sequence genome:
- the hnf1a gene encoding hepatocyte nuclear factor 1-alpha isoform X1 → MEGEETARAAMPRPSRLTSLQEQMIWALLESGLSRDVLVQALGELEQDRASAGAEKGERGDGESSEEGEMDFPPPIFRELEKLSPEDAAKLKVEVDQLLQEDPWHVAKMVKSYMQQHNLPQREVVESTGLNQSHLSQHLNKGTPMKNQKRAALYSWYVKKQCEISQQFTNAKHGIASVDEQEDVRKGRRNRFKWGPASLQILFHAYEQQKNPSKEEREGLVEECNRAECLQRGVSPSQLAGLGSNLVTEVRVYNWFANRRKEEAFRHKLALDTPFTNQSASSSILNLPSPEHGNTLTPFRQAQTGVKYSQQILCDTMSSARGSGGERVGRLVVSPVQLEPSHTLLETHSHKPVSSSGPLPPVSTLTSLHSLSSSPASSQSLIMASLPSVMSLGESSLLIGLASTQPQTVPILNNVGGAFTTLQPISFQQQLHASSHLPISQQLQSHMSASPFMATMTQLPCHMYNKSDSPQYHPSSLLSQTMVITDSSSLGNLTSLATVRPILTADPEEQTDPTLQEESLHLQPHTPGPAASSQSLELYPASQTTDRHRSHLLSPSPDISSYIPTQMVSTAQ, encoded by the exons atggagggagaggagacggCCAGGGCAGCCATGCCGAGGCCGAGCCGTCTGACCTCCCTTCAGGAGCAGATGATCTGGGCCCTGCTGGAATCCGGACTGTCCCGGGACGTCCTGGTCCAAGCCCTGGGGGAACTGGAGCAGGACAGGGCGAGCGCTGGTGctgaaaagggagagaggggggacgGCGAGAGCTCAGAAGAGGGAGAAATGGATTTCCCACCGCCTATATTCCGTGAGCTGGAGAAACTTTCCCCAGAGGATGCGGCCAAACTGAAGGTAGAAGTCGACCAGCTCCTGCA GGAGGACCCCTGGCATGTTGCAAAAATGGTGAAAAGCTACATGCAGCAGCACAATCTCCCTCAGAGAGAGGTGGTGGAGTCCACGGGACTCAACCAGTCCCACCTCTCGCAGCACCTCAACAAGGGAACGCCCATGAAGAACCAGAAGAGAGCGGCTCTGTACAGCTGGTACGTCAAGAAGCAGTGCGAGATCAGCCAGC AATTTACCAATGCCAAACATGGCATTGCATCGGTGGATGAGCAAGAGGATGTGAGGAAAGGCCGGAGGAACAGGTTCAAGTGGGGTCCGGCATCGCTGCAGATCCTTTTCCATGCATACGAACAACAGAAGAACCCCAgcaaggaggagagagaggggttggTGGAGGAGTGTAACAG GGCAGAATGTCTCCAGAGGGGAGTGTCCCCCTCTCAGCTTGCTGGATTGGGCTCCAACCTGGTTACTGAAGTTCGGGTGTACAACTGGTTTGCAAACCGCCGAAAAGAGGAGGCCTTCCGTCACAAACTGGCCCTCGACACGCCTTTCACCAACCAATCTGCCTCATCCTCTATCCTCAACCTTCCAAGCCCGGAGCATGGTAACACCCTAACACCCTTCAGACAAGCACAAACAG GTGTGAAATACAGCCAGCAAATCCTGTGTGACACTATGAGCTCAGCCAGAGGTagcggaggagagagagtgggacGTCTAGTGGTCAGCCCTGTCCAACTGGAGCCCAGCCACACACTCCTCGAGACCCATAGCCACAAGCCT GTGTCCAGCAGTGGCCCACTGCCCCCAGTAAGCACTCTGACCTCCCTCCACAGTCTGTCTTCCTCCCCTGCTTCTTCCCAGAGCCTCATCATGGCCTCACTGCCCAGCGTCATGAGCCTGGGGGAGTCCTCACTTCTCATCG GTTTAGCCTCCACGCAGCCTCAGACCGTACCCATCCTAAACAATGTGGGGGGTGCGTTCACAACGCTTCAGCCAATCTCATTCCAACAGCAGCTTCACGCCTCTTCACATCTGCCAATATCACAACAGCTTCAGAGCCACATGAGTGCCAGTCCGTTCATGGCCACCATGACGCAGCTGCCCTGTCACA TGTACAACAAGTCTGACTCACCACAGTACCACCCGTCCAGTCTGCTGTCACAAACCATGGTcatcactgacagcagcagcctggGGAATCTGACCAGCCTTGCCACTGTCAGACCG ATTCTAACAGCAGATCCTGAGGAACAGACGGACCCGACTTTACAGGAAGAGTCTCTGCACCTGCAGCCTCACACACCTGGGCCAG CTGCATCTTCCCAGAGCTTGGAGCTGTATCCTGCGTCTCAGACGACAGACAGACACCGGTCTCACCTCCTCTCACCTTCACCAGATATCAGCTCCTACATCCCTACACAAATGGTCTCTACAGCACAGTAA
- the hnf1a gene encoding hepatocyte nuclear factor 1-alpha isoform X2 codes for MEGEETARAAMPRPSRLTSLQEQMIWALLESGLSRDVLVQALGELEQDRASAGAEKGERGDGESSEEGEMDFPPPIFRELEKLSPEDAAKLKVEVDQLLQEDPWHVAKMVKSYMQQHNLPQREVVESTGLNQSHLSQHLNKGTPMKNQKRAALYSWYVKKQCEISQQFTNAKHGIASVDEQEDVRKGRRNRFKWGPASLQILFHAYEQQKNPSKEEREGLVEECNRAECLQRGVSPSQLAGLGSNLVTEVRVYNWFANRRKEEAFRHKLALDTPFTNQSASSSILNLPSPEHGVKYSQQILCDTMSSARGSGGERVGRLVVSPVQLEPSHTLLETHSHKPVSSSGPLPPVSTLTSLHSLSSSPASSQSLIMASLPSVMSLGESSLLIGLASTQPQTVPILNNVGGAFTTLQPISFQQQLHASSHLPISQQLQSHMSASPFMATMTQLPCHMYNKSDSPQYHPSSLLSQTMVITDSSSLGNLTSLATVRPILTADPEEQTDPTLQEESLHLQPHTPGPAASSQSLELYPASQTTDRHRSHLLSPSPDISSYIPTQMVSTAQ; via the exons atggagggagaggagacggCCAGGGCAGCCATGCCGAGGCCGAGCCGTCTGACCTCCCTTCAGGAGCAGATGATCTGGGCCCTGCTGGAATCCGGACTGTCCCGGGACGTCCTGGTCCAAGCCCTGGGGGAACTGGAGCAGGACAGGGCGAGCGCTGGTGctgaaaagggagagaggggggacgGCGAGAGCTCAGAAGAGGGAGAAATGGATTTCCCACCGCCTATATTCCGTGAGCTGGAGAAACTTTCCCCAGAGGATGCGGCCAAACTGAAGGTAGAAGTCGACCAGCTCCTGCA GGAGGACCCCTGGCATGTTGCAAAAATGGTGAAAAGCTACATGCAGCAGCACAATCTCCCTCAGAGAGAGGTGGTGGAGTCCACGGGACTCAACCAGTCCCACCTCTCGCAGCACCTCAACAAGGGAACGCCCATGAAGAACCAGAAGAGAGCGGCTCTGTACAGCTGGTACGTCAAGAAGCAGTGCGAGATCAGCCAGC AATTTACCAATGCCAAACATGGCATTGCATCGGTGGATGAGCAAGAGGATGTGAGGAAAGGCCGGAGGAACAGGTTCAAGTGGGGTCCGGCATCGCTGCAGATCCTTTTCCATGCATACGAACAACAGAAGAACCCCAgcaaggaggagagagaggggttggTGGAGGAGTGTAACAG GGCAGAATGTCTCCAGAGGGGAGTGTCCCCCTCTCAGCTTGCTGGATTGGGCTCCAACCTGGTTACTGAAGTTCGGGTGTACAACTGGTTTGCAAACCGCCGAAAAGAGGAGGCCTTCCGTCACAAACTGGCCCTCGACACGCCTTTCACCAACCAATCTGCCTCATCCTCTATCCTCAACCTTCCAAGCCCGGAGCATG GTGTGAAATACAGCCAGCAAATCCTGTGTGACACTATGAGCTCAGCCAGAGGTagcggaggagagagagtgggacGTCTAGTGGTCAGCCCTGTCCAACTGGAGCCCAGCCACACACTCCTCGAGACCCATAGCCACAAGCCT GTGTCCAGCAGTGGCCCACTGCCCCCAGTAAGCACTCTGACCTCCCTCCACAGTCTGTCTTCCTCCCCTGCTTCTTCCCAGAGCCTCATCATGGCCTCACTGCCCAGCGTCATGAGCCTGGGGGAGTCCTCACTTCTCATCG GTTTAGCCTCCACGCAGCCTCAGACCGTACCCATCCTAAACAATGTGGGGGGTGCGTTCACAACGCTTCAGCCAATCTCATTCCAACAGCAGCTTCACGCCTCTTCACATCTGCCAATATCACAACAGCTTCAGAGCCACATGAGTGCCAGTCCGTTCATGGCCACCATGACGCAGCTGCCCTGTCACA TGTACAACAAGTCTGACTCACCACAGTACCACCCGTCCAGTCTGCTGTCACAAACCATGGTcatcactgacagcagcagcctggGGAATCTGACCAGCCTTGCCACTGTCAGACCG ATTCTAACAGCAGATCCTGAGGAACAGACGGACCCGACTTTACAGGAAGAGTCTCTGCACCTGCAGCCTCACACACCTGGGCCAG CTGCATCTTCCCAGAGCTTGGAGCTGTATCCTGCGTCTCAGACGACAGACAGACACCGGTCTCACCTCCTCTCACCTTCACCAGATATCAGCTCCTACATCCCTACACAAATGGTCTCTACAGCACAGTAA
- the c4h12orf43 gene encoding protein CUSTOS, whose protein sequence is MAAPVEKMVGVSDESSSSSDDETLRRCQEAVWETRAVAEQEEDNSVKQSKRVVVADHEHDGNELQVSQGFRTHVAKKLGHLLDSYISETQTKSSSCVESAQCDDADDEGFRLFSTSIPGPTAEELPAPVRRRPVPSSSDSDSEMESRLREAAVSLKDLLPSLTQPSTLSPPSMEPLCSGIIKKNKKVAEGEEGHVVKKKKKKRQDQEESALDTESYPVNAHSNNEHRNSEQEHTQVKVKRKKKRRREGNEMEEASNGISNK, encoded by the exons ATGGCGGCCCCAGTTGAAAAGATGGTCGGCGTGTCAGacgagtccagcagcagcagcgacgaCGAGACGCTGAGGAGATGTCAGGAGGCCGTGTGGGAGACCCGAGCTGTGGCGGAGCAAG AGGAGGACAACAGTGTGAAGCAGTCTAAACG TGTTGTCGTCGCTGACCATGAACACGATGGCAACGAGCTCCAGGTCAGCCAAGGGTTCCGAACGCACGTTGCTAAAAAGTTGGGGCATCTCCTTGACAG TTACAtttcagaaacacaaaccaaatCTTCATCCTGTGTGGAATCAGCGCAATGCGATGATGCAGATGATGAAG GATTTCGTTTGTTTTCTACATCCATCCCAGGACCGACAGCTGAGGAGCTTCCAGCTCCAGTGAGGCGTCGTCCAGTTCCTAGCTCAAG TGACAGCGACAGTGAGATGGAATCAAGGCTGAGAGAGGCAGCTGTGTCGCTCAAAGATCTCTTGCCCTCTTTGACACAGCCTTCGACGCTCTCACCTCCCTCAATGGAGCCTCTCTGCTCaggaataataaagaaaaacaaaaaggtggctgagggagaagagggCCACGTtgttaagaaaaagaaaaagaagaggcagGATCAGGAGGAGAGTGCACTGGACACTGAAAGCTATCCTGTAAATGCTCACAGCAACAATGAGCATAGGAACTCagaacaggaacacacacaagtCAAAGTTAAacggaaaaagaaaaggaggcgaGAAGGAAACGAAATGGAAGAAGCTTCAAACGGAATTTCGAATAAATAA
- the unc119b gene encoding protein unc-119 homolog B: protein MNGSRNKPTQTLSKGPADTDSGSEATHRERRTGGGMLKKLKSRRSQTEKWPVVTEDELRALGRDISPDHVLGLRAVTEDYLCKPEDNIYNVDFTRFKIRDLETGTVLFEIAKPPNSGPMESEEESPDIDTSAGRFVRYQFTPAFLKLRTVGATVEFTVGDRPINSFRMIERHYFQGRLLKNFDFDFGFCIPNSRNTCEHIYEFPQLPDDLIRQMVEHPYETRSDSFYFVDNKLIMHNKADYAYNGGL, encoded by the exons ATGAACGGTTCCCGAAACAAACCGACACAGACTCTCAGCAAGGGACCGGCGGACACGGACAGCGGCTCGGAGGCGACCCACAGGGAGCGAAGGACCGGCGGAGGCATGCTGAAGAAGCTGAAGTCGAGGCGCAGTCAAACGGAGAAGTGGCCTGTGGTCACCGAGGATGAACTCCGGGCTCTGGGAAGAGATATTTCCCCGGATCATGTCCTGGGTCTGCGGGCTGTCACGGAGG ACTATCTTTGCAAACCTGAAGATAATATCTACAATGTTGACTTTACTCGGTTCAAAATCAGAGATCTGGAGACGGGGACAGTCCTGTTTGAGATCGCCAAGCCTCCCAACAGTG gTCCAATggagagtgaagaggagagTCCAGATATTGACACCAGTGCAGGGCGATTTGTCAGATACCAGTTTACACCAGCCTTCCTAAAACTGCGTACTGTTGGTGCAAC TGTGGAGTTCACAGTGGGTGACCGGCCAATAAACAGCTTTCGTATGATTGAGAGGCATTACTTCCAGGGGCGCCTCCTTAAgaactttgactttgactttggcTTTTGCATTCCTAACAGCCGCAACACATGCGAACACATTTATGAGTTTCCACAGCTTCCAGACGACCTCA TTCGCCAAATGGTGGAGCACCCTTATGAGACCAGATCAGACAGTTTCTACTTTGTGGACAATAAACTCATCATGCACAACAAGGCAGATTATGCCTACAATGGTGGTCTGTAA
- the pop5 gene encoding ribonuclease P/MRP protein subunit POP5 yields MVRVKRRYLLCEVNVSNRSRLLQLDDRAVATAVRAAVARIHGDYGAAHCLIGFSVKYLNAHTGMVFLRFPKSCYKLLWSALPFITSIEARGQNIPCFLNCLHVGGTIRTCQKFLIRYNTQQLHRLLPQCKNEEEKQQVREAILQCSIPGGKKDTFEDKLESEEDEED; encoded by the exons ATGGTGCGGGTGAAGAGGAG GTATTTACTGTGTGAGGTCAACGTGTCGAACCGGAGCCGCCTGTTGCAGCTGGATGACCGAGCTGTGGCGACCGCGGTGCGGGCAGCAGTGGCCCGCATACACGGAGACTATGGAGCAGCTCACTGCCTCATCGGCTTCTCTG tGAAATATCTGAACGCTCATACTGGAATGGTATTTCTACGATTCCCCAAAAGTTGTTACAAACTCCTCTGGTCTGCATTGCCTTTTATAACAAGTATTGAAGCTCGTGGCCAGAACATTCCGTGTTTTCTAAACTGTTTGCATGTGGGAG gaaCAATTAGGACATGTCAGAAGTTTCTGATCCGATACAACACCCAACAGCTCCACAGACTGCTCCCTCAATGTAAAAATGAAG aggaaaaacaacaggtTCGTGAAGCAATTCTTCAATGCTCCATACCAGGAGGAAAGAAGGATACGTTTGAAGACAAGTTagagagtgaagaagatgaagaagattgA